In Runella sp. SP2, the genomic window GCCATACGCTTGGCATTGGAAGTATTTCAAAGACATTTACGGCTGCCACGGTTTTAAAATTGCAAGAAGAAGGCAAACTCAATATCAATGACTTAGCAAGCAAATACCTTCCCGACGAATACGTTAAAAACATCCACAACCTCAACAAAGCCACCATCAAGCAACTGCTTCAGCACACCTCGGGCATTCGCGATTACTTGGGGCTTGTAGGTTTGCTCAACATCCACAATCAATCGGTCAAAGCCCAATCGGCTCAAGAAAATTTAAAAACTATTTTTGGAAAAAAAGCCCTGTTTGAAGTGGGTACCGACTGGAGTTACTCCAACTCTAATTACCTGATTTTGGCCTTAATCATCGAGAAAGTTGGCAACAAAAGCGCCTTTGAAACGGTAACGGAAAAAGTGCTACAGCCCCTCAAACTCCAAAACACTTACGCCTCCACCACCCGACCCGCAAGTTTGTCGAGGGGCTACTACGATTCGTTTAACAACGGCATGATGCGTGACTTGACCAAATTTGACGGCTTCGCCGTGGGAGGACAAGACATTCTGGACGGCGGAATGGTTTCAAATTCCTACGATTTGGCCCTTTTTATGGAAGCGCTCAA contains:
- a CDS encoding serine hydrolase; amino-acid sequence: MKRISFILVIALFSLGSCREELGSAQPLPNCPLTNTPPPKAANYQKIIDKFMAAGAVGVSVTVRTPEGTWSATAGKADLANHIDLSPCHTLGIGSISKTFTAATVLKLQEEGKLNINDLASKYLPDEYVKNIHNLNKATIKQLLQHTSGIRDYLGLVGLLNIHNQSVKAQSAQENLKTIFGKKALFEVGTDWSYSNSNYLILALIIEKVGNKSAFETVTEKVLQPLKLQNTYASTTRPASLSRGYYDSFNNGMMRDLTKFDGFAVGGQDILDGGMVSNSYDLALFMEALKTGKLLSAASIALMESPTNIQVKGIPENLSYIKDYGLGLFLLDIEGKKGVGHGGNVHCFNAVTYYFPEQKVSIAIALNSYSSKLDEALYDRETIKLAL